In a single window of the Micromonospora sp. WMMD1155 genome:
- a CDS encoding thiamine-binding protein yields MLIAFSITPLGGDDSVGDLVAEAVRVVRASGLPNRTDAMFTTVEGEWDEVMAVVKRAVDVVAARAPRVSVVLKADVRPGVTDALTGKVARIEARLAEG; encoded by the coding sequence ATGCTGATCGCTTTCTCGATCACCCCGCTCGGCGGTGACGACTCCGTGGGTGACCTGGTCGCCGAGGCGGTTCGGGTGGTCCGGGCATCCGGCCTACCCAACCGGACCGATGCCATGTTCACCACCGTCGAGGGCGAGTGGGACGAGGTGATGGCGGTGGTGAAGCGCGCGGTCGACGTGGTCGCCGCCCGGGCGCCCCGGGTGAGCGTGGTGCTCAAGGCCGACGTCCGCCCAGGGGTGACCGACGCGCTCACCGGAAAGGTCGCCCGGATCGAAGCCCGCCTCGCCGAGGGTTGA